The sequence ACTTCTACCACCCGGTCCTGGCACTCGACGGCACGCCGCAGACACGCGAGTCCGCCATTGCCGGTGGTCCCTGCGGCAGCAGTGCTCAGACCGTCATGATGGGCTAGACCGCCGTCGGAACGTACGGCTCTTCGATCACCTCGACGCCGTCGCGACCCGTCGCGTAGCACTGGCCGAAGCGGTTGGCGAGGAAGTCTTCGAGCGCGATCTCTTCCTGCTTCACAAAGCCCTTCTTCGTCGCCAGCTTGTCTTCGCGAATGAGGTCGAGCACGGCACAGATCGCCGAGGCCGTCGTGATCTGGATGCCGGAGAGGTCGAGGCCGCGGAAGTCGCCGTGGTAGACCTTGCGGGCGTCGGTCATCTGCATGAGCTGCCCGTCGATCTCGCCGATAGCGGTGCAGAAGATGAGCACGACGTCCTGCGGCGTCATCGGAATCGCGCGCTCGAGCATCGTCTTGAGGTCGTCGCGGTGCTCGTTCATCCGCAGATCGAACATGAGAAACTTCACGAGGTCACGGTGGCCTCGGTAGCGGATGGTCTTGTAGTCGAGCTTGCGGGCCTTGCCGGCGAGGGTCTCCGCGAGCGTGCCGACGCCGCCGGACGTGTTGAACGCCTCGTACATCACGCCGTCCAGGCTGAACTGCTCGTAGCCCTCCAGCGGCAGGACGTCGATCTTCTGGCCTTCGATGACGGCCTCGCAGGGGTTGCCGTACTCGTTGATGAGGCCGTCGGTGGACCAGGTGAGGTTGTATTTCAGCTCGTTCGTCGGGAAGATCGGCAAGGCTCCGACGCGCAGGTGGAGGCGATCCAGCCGCGTGAAGTGCTTGGCGAGGTCGTTGGCGGCGATGGAGACGAAGCCCGGTGCCAGGCCGCACTGCGGGATGAAGCGTTGGCCGTCCTTCGCGTTCGCGGCGATGTCACGGACCTTCTTGGTGGTGACGACGTCTTCGGTCAGATCGAGGTAGTCCGCCCCGGCGTTGAGCGCTGCCGTCGCGATGGCGGGGTTGGCGTCGA is a genomic window of Planctomycetota bacterium containing:
- a CDS encoding saccharopine dehydrogenase C-terminal domain-containing protein; translation: MHNVLLVGAGKIGSAIAKLLQDTGDYHVRVADVSADALSRLPNGVEPVEMPVTDADKLAEVTKDRHSVLSAVSFDANPAIATAALNAGADYLDLTEDVVTTKKVRDIAANAKDGQRFIPQCGLAPGFVSIAANDLAKHFTRLDRLHLRVGALPIFPTNELKYNLTWSTDGLINEYGNPCEAVIEGQKIDVLPLEGYEQFSLDGVMYEAFNTSGGVGTLAETLAGKARKLDYKTIRYRGHRDLVKFLMFDLRMNEHRDDLKTMLERAIPMTPQDVVLIFCTAIGEIDGQLMQMTDARKVYHGDFRGLDLSGIQITTASAICAVLDLIREDKLATKKGFVKQEEIALEDFLANRFGQCYATGRDGVEVIEEPYVPTAV